A region from the Lolium perenne isolate Kyuss_39 chromosome 4, Kyuss_2.0, whole genome shotgun sequence genome encodes:
- the LOC127347086 gene encoding uncharacterized protein → MAATAPLLLALALAALATLAAGDNNPAYDPCSDTRIQRGDGFTFGLAFAGSGAFFSGSTQLSPCDRRLNLNSPSQLAVFRPKVDEISLLTVNTTTGFSPASAGGYMVAFAGRKYAARSLPVFVSNSSVTVSSFTLVLEFNKGRLQNLHWKKDGCGACSGKPNFICLGKQTCAIRTNICKNNNQGSMDCSVGIQLAFSGTDKHEMVLNSWYEVSNLQQYSLYGLYSNVKGSLSGQFDKFF, encoded by the exons atggccgccaccgcgccgctgctgctcgccctggcgctcgccgccCTCGCCACGCTGGCCGCGGGGGACAACAACCCGGCGTACGACCCGTGCAGCGACACGCGGATCCAGCGCGGGGACGGCTTCACCTTCGGGCTCGCCTTCGCCGGCAGCGGCGCCTTCTTCTCCGGATCCACGCAGCTCTCCCCCTGCGACCGCCGCCTCAACCTCAACTCCCCCTCCCAGCTCGCCGTCTTCCGCCCCAAGGTCGACGAGATCTCCCTCCTCACCGTCAACACCACCACTGGCTTCAGCCCC GCCTCAGCTGGTGGGTACATGGTAGCATTTGCTGGTAGGAAGTATGCAGCCAGATCTCTACCAGTCTTTGTCTCCAATTCCTCAGTTACAGTGTCCAGCTTCACCCTG GTTCTTGAATTCAACAAAGGCAGGCTTCAGAACTTGCACTGGAAGAAGGATGGGTGTGGTGCTTGCTCAGGGAAGCCGAACTTCATTTGCCTTGGCAAGCAAACTTGCGCCATCAGAACAAATATATGCAAGAACAACAACCAGGGATCCATGGACTGCAGCGTCGGCATCCAACTGGCCTTCTCTGGCACCGACAAGCACGAGATGGTCCTCAACTCATGGTACGAGGTGTCAAACCTGCAGCAGTACTCACTCTACGGGCTGTACTCGAATGTGAAGGGCTCCCTGAGCGGCCAGTTTGACAAGTTCTTCTAG